One part of the Methanobacterium spitsbergense genome encodes these proteins:
- a CDS encoding DUF1565 domain-containing protein, protein MIFLLTFTGTASASNSTSNFYVDVNHGNDQSAGSLTYPWKSINHAALKVKPGNTVHISSGNYLIRQNIHITYKWN, encoded by the coding sequence TTGATTTTCCTGCTGACTTTTACTGGTACAGCTTCAGCAAGCAACAGCACATCTAATTTTTATGTGGATGTAAATCACGGAAATGACCAAAGTGCAGGGTCTTTAACCTATCCATGGAAATCCATTAATCATGCCGCATTAAAGGTAAAACCGGGAAACACAGTACATATTTCAAGCGGAAATTATTTAATCCGCCAAAATATCCACATCACCTACAAGTGGAACTAA
- a CDS encoding C39 family peptidase yields MNLKFKILVLTILIIFIPLSVYSAVLNDNSSNITNSTNNVSILENNNLSQNSTKLLDVPNVKQPNNYSSGPASLEAVLDYYGTDVMVDELINITNTTPENGTLPRNIAQTAQSLGVNAEIKDNMTLKDLQQNMDQGIPVIVNLPALNATNISNQNGTVSPLYWHYMVVIGIDNENVYMEDPAILGSRGYLTNQEFLDRWNYTYQDPSSGNNITAYRSGIVITGGTPVVFPLIVKIS; encoded by the coding sequence ATGAATCTTAAATTCAAAATCTTGGTTTTAACTATTCTTATAATTTTCATACCTCTAAGTGTTTATTCTGCAGTTTTAAACGACAATAGCTCAAATATTACTAATTCTACAAATAATGTTTCAATATTGGAAAATAACAATCTATCACAGAACAGCACTAAATTGTTGGATGTTCCTAACGTTAAACAGCCTAATAATTATTCCTCGGGACCTGCATCTCTAGAAGCTGTTTTAGATTACTATGGAACAGATGTAATGGTGGATGAACTGATAAATATAACAAATACCACACCAGAAAACGGGACATTACCCCGCAACATTGCACAAACTGCACAAAGTTTAGGGGTCAATGCAGAAATAAAAGACAATATGACCCTCAAAGATCTGCAACAGAATATGGACCAGGGTATTCCAGTTATAGTAAATTTACCTGCATTGAATGCAACCAATATCAGCAATCAAAATGGTACAGTCAGTCCATTATACTGGCATTATATGGTTGTAATTGGAATAGATAACGAAAATGTCTACATGGAAGACCCAGCAATTTTGGGAAGCAGAGGGTATCTAACCAATCAAGAATTCCTTGACAGATGGAACTATACCTACCAGGACCCTTCTTCAGGTAATAATATTACAGCATACCGTTCAGGAATTGTAATAACAGGAGGAACACCTGTTGTTTTTCCATTGATAGTAAAAATTAGTTAA
- a CDS encoding MFS transporter, giving the protein MIFTTASFLGAIFPTVEFLIIARGLQGVGSAMIFVTGMAIITSAFPPRERGKVIGINIIVLYMGLAIGPVIGGLFTQYLGWRSLFYLMLPFGLLILSLILWKLKGVEWAVCKGENFDKSGSTIFSISLLLVLWGFSMITSTYGKLMVLRGIAGFILFVVYELRIEHPVLDMKLFFHNRMFAFSSLSTLISFTGTFAYFPFELVSAVYKRLEPNHCGFNTCNLNHFHGPNVHCFRKTIRQVRLS; this is encoded by the coding sequence TTGATTTTCACAACAGCATCATTCTTAGGTGCAATATTTCCTACAGTAGAATTTCTGATAATAGCAAGGGGTTTGCAGGGTGTTGGGAGTGCAATGATCTTTGTAACAGGAATGGCAATAATTACTTCGGCATTTCCTCCAAGAGAACGTGGTAAGGTGATTGGAATAAATATTATCGTTCTTTATATGGGTCTTGCTATCGGTCCTGTAATTGGTGGGTTGTTTACACAGTATCTTGGATGGAGAAGTTTATTTTATTTGATGCTACCATTTGGACTCTTAATACTGTCATTAATACTCTGGAAACTTAAAGGAGTTGAATGGGCAGTATGTAAAGGAGAAAACTTTGATAAATCAGGTTCAACTATCTTCAGTATTTCCCTGTTACTTGTTCTATGGGGATTTTCAATGATAACCAGCACATATGGAAAATTAATGGTACTCCGGGGAATTGCAGGATTTATACTCTTTGTTGTTTACGAGTTGAGGATAGAACATCCTGTACTGGATATGAAACTGTTCTTTCACAACAGGATGTTTGCATTTTCCAGTCTCTCCACATTAATAAGTTTCACAGGAACATTTGCATATTTTCCTTTTGAGCTTGTATCTGCAGTATATAAAAGGCTTGAGCCCAATCACTGCGGGTTTAATACTTGCAATCTCAACCATTTTCATGGCCCTAATGTCCACTGTTTCAGGAAAACTATCAGACAAGTACGACTCTCGTAA
- a CDS encoding PepSY domain-containing protein translates to MFKRATVTLLILVSISVFVIAAFAISGNNNSSNNIASDVAAPLSSISNNSPSTLSESSNNAPVHNMVNNVKSEIISPTAAKILAKKYIEEPGAIPGTPKLVKQDGKKVYIVPVIDKKKNVGEIYLDAHSGKNLGGAGGAPSN, encoded by the coding sequence ATGTTTAAAAGAGCAACTGTGACTTTATTAATTTTGGTATCTATCTCTGTTTTTGTTATTGCTGCTTTTGCAATTTCAGGAAATAATAATTCTTCTAATAATATAGCCTCTGATGTGGCGGCACCATTATCTTCGATCTCTAACAACAGTCCTAGTACCCTCTCGGAGTCTTCAAATAATGCTCCAGTTCATAACATGGTAAACAATGTTAAGAGTGAAATAATATCTCCAACAGCAGCCAAAATACTGGCAAAAAAATATATAGAAGAACCTGGGGCAATACCAGGTACTCCTAAACTAGTAAAACAGGATGGTAAAAAAGTTTACATAGTTCCTGTAATTGATAAAAAGAAAAATGTTGGAGAAATATATTTGGATGCACACAGTGGAAAGAATTTAGGTGGGGCTGGAGGAGCACCTTCAAACTAA
- a CDS encoding pyridoxamine 5'-phosphate oxidase family protein, with the protein MNFEECIKFANDTPVCYLATVDGDQPRVRALGFWFADKNGFHFQIGDVKEMYGQLKANPKVEACFWQPDEQTGTMMRVAGEIEFVDDIELKKKVLEDRPFLKEFGMTFDHPGLIIFRIAKGEAYFWTMKTNFEPKKMIKFGD; encoded by the coding sequence TTGAATTTTGAAGAGTGCATAAAATTTGCTAACGACACACCTGTATGTTATCTTGCAACTGTAGATGGAGACCAACCTCGAGTAAGGGCACTGGGATTTTGGTTTGCTGATAAAAATGGATTTCACTTTCAAATAGGTGATGTAAAGGAAATGTATGGGCAACTCAAGGCAAACCCCAAAGTTGAAGCATGTTTTTGGCAGCCAGACGAACAAACAGGAACAATGATGAGGGTTGCAGGTGAAATAGAATTTGTAGATGATATTGAACTTAAAAAGAAGGTACTGGAAGACAGACCATTTCTTAAAGAGTTTGGAATGACATTTGACCATCCTGGATTGATTATATTCAGAATTGCAAAGGGTGAAGCCTATTTCTGGACAATGAAAACCAATTTCGAGCCTAAAAAGATGATTAAATTCGGAGATTAA
- a CDS encoding zinc ribbon domain-containing protein — MVYCHKCGTKNEDDAEYCSKCGSSLKDSDDNYRDRWHRRRRDDGYPPRGECFGLPHGGLIVGLIVGILLILFGISSIYGFAFWQYIWPIIIVIIGILFVAGAIYNYSRRR; from the coding sequence ATGGTTTACTGCCATAAATGTGGAACAAAAAATGAGGATGATGCAGAATACTGCTCCAAATGTGGATCTTCACTTAAGGACAGTGATGATAATTACAGGGATAGGTGGCATCGTCGACGAAGAGATGATGGATACCCTCCAAGAGGTGAATGTTTTGGACTGCCACACGGAGGTTTAATAGTTGGATTAATAGTAGGAATTCTTTTAATACTGTTCGGAATATCATCTATCTATGGATTTGCTTTCTGGCAGTATATATGGCCTATAATAATAGTTATTATAGGAATTTTATTTGTTGCAGGGGCAATATACAATTACTCACGCAGAAGATAG
- a CDS encoding B12-binding domain-containing radical SAM protein: MKILFVEPPKDLWFVMGEYTPPPLGILQLASFIESRMPEIDIEVLDCQAESVGWNKLAKRIENFEPDIVVSSALATCNTYTVLRALDTVKKIDPNIKTVVGGQHFTALAQESLEDYSEIDFIIRGEGELTLLDLVQTLEHEKTPLKVRGISFRHDGKVIHNPERPLIDNLDDLPFPGYHFVEDHIDKYHFKMMAGPNAGYAMVEASRGCVHKCTFCSQWPFWGGKWRSKSPERIADEMAHIYNEYDISFLWLTDDNLGLGKKTSEICDELIKKDVTDDLTWFFQARSDDIIKNAKILPKLRKAGNYWIMAGLERHDDNTLNKYQKGIKPSNSKLSMDLLKENGIFSQATMIMGDRKDSHSSMQDFREYVNYVDPDLAVFMVLTPFPGTDLYKTARENGWLQEDNWANYDMIHAVMPTEHLTISEVQEELFKCYRDFYGSMKRRITGIFSKNMFKRKTYRYMASQGLLEYMRDLVDLQP; the protein is encoded by the coding sequence ATGAAAATTTTATTTGTTGAACCTCCTAAGGATTTATGGTTTGTAATGGGAGAATATACTCCCCCACCACTGGGTATTCTCCAGTTAGCTTCATTTATTGAGTCAAGAATGCCAGAAATTGATATTGAAGTTCTGGACTGCCAGGCTGAATCAGTTGGTTGGAATAAATTAGCGAAACGTATAGAAAATTTTGAACCAGATATAGTTGTTTCCAGTGCCCTTGCAACCTGTAACACCTACACCGTATTAAGAGCCCTTGACACAGTTAAAAAAATAGATCCAAATATTAAAACTGTTGTTGGTGGACAGCACTTCACTGCCCTTGCCCAGGAAAGTCTGGAAGATTATTCTGAAATAGATTTTATTATAAGGGGTGAAGGTGAACTCACACTACTCGACTTAGTTCAAACACTTGAACATGAGAAAACACCCCTGAAGGTTAGGGGAATATCATTCAGACATGATGGTAAAGTAATACACAATCCTGAGCGTCCTCTTATTGATAATCTGGATGATCTTCCATTTCCAGGCTACCACTTTGTAGAAGATCATATTGATAAATACCATTTCAAGATGATGGCCGGTCCAAATGCTGGTTACGCCATGGTGGAAGCTTCAAGGGGATGTGTACACAAATGTACCTTCTGTTCGCAATGGCCATTCTGGGGTGGTAAATGGAGAAGCAAATCCCCTGAAAGAATTGCAGATGAGATGGCACATATCTATAATGAATACGATATCAGTTTTCTATGGCTCACAGATGATAACCTGGGACTGGGAAAGAAAACCAGCGAAATATGTGATGAATTAATAAAAAAAGATGTCACAGATGATTTAACATGGTTTTTCCAGGCCCGAAGCGATGATATTATTAAAAATGCAAAGATTCTACCAAAACTTCGAAAGGCTGGTAACTACTGGATTATGGCTGGACTTGAACGCCATGATGATAACACCCTGAACAAATATCAAAAGGGGATAAAACCTTCAAATTCAAAGCTTTCAATGGATTTATTAAAGGAAAATGGAATATTTTCCCAGGCAACCATGATAATGGGAGATAGAAAAGATTCTCACTCCTCAATGCAAGATTTTAGAGAATATGTTAACTACGTTGATCCTGATCTGGCCGTATTCATGGTGTTAACACCGTTTCCAGGTACCGATCTCTATAAAACAGCCAGGGAAAATGGATGGCTCCAGGAGGATAACTGGGCCAACTACGATATGATACACGCTGTAATGCCCACAGAACACTTAACAATCTCCGAAGTTCAAGAGGAATTGTTTAAATGTTACAGGGATTTCTATGGCAGTATGAAAAGGAGAATAACAGGAATATTTTCTAAAAATATGTTTAAAAGGAAGACATATCGTTACATGGCCAGTCAAGGACTCTTAGAGTATATGAGGGATCTTGTTGATTTACAACCTTAA
- the nudC gene encoding NAD(+) diphosphatase produces the protein MSRESIYKRYVPSFAPEGNEDSNVFWFVFNSDNLLIDLENNCKIPFIKDLKVLNILPIRTHYMGTFLGHACYSAEVAPETNAPESMAFMDLRHLYEILEEDLFLLAGRAIQIVNWDKNHSFCGKCGTSTEIMDNEMAKICPECGFISHTRIAPAVITAIINDEKLLMAKHSYGLKNMYGLIAGFIEAGETLEEGVQREIMEEVGLKVKDIKYFGSQPWPFPNSLMIGFTATYESGEIKVDGNEILDAKWFDVDEVPRTHSKMSIASDLINWYIDNYSNK, from the coding sequence ATGTCCAGAGAAAGTATTTACAAGAGGTATGTACCCTCTTTTGCACCTGAAGGTAATGAAGATAGCAATGTTTTCTGGTTTGTTTTTAACTCTGATAACTTGCTTATTGATCTTGAAAACAACTGTAAAATTCCTTTTATAAAAGATCTTAAAGTTTTGAATATTCTCCCTATTAGAACACATTATATGGGAACCTTTCTAGGACATGCATGTTATTCTGCAGAAGTTGCACCAGAAACAAATGCCCCCGAATCAATGGCTTTCATGGATTTAAGGCATTTATATGAAATTTTAGAGGAAGATTTGTTTCTTTTAGCTGGAAGAGCAATTCAAATAGTGAATTGGGATAAAAATCATAGCTTCTGTGGTAAATGCGGTACCTCAACAGAAATCATGGACAATGAAATGGCCAAAATTTGTCCAGAATGTGGTTTTATAAGCCATACACGTATTGCTCCCGCTGTGATAACTGCAATTATAAATGATGAAAAGCTTCTCATGGCCAAACATTCCTATGGATTGAAAAATATGTACGGTCTGATTGCAGGATTTATAGAAGCCGGTGAAACCTTAGAAGAAGGTGTTCAACGGGAAATTATGGAAGAAGTGGGTTTGAAAGTTAAAGACATTAAATATTTTGGAAGTCAACCATGGCCCTTTCCCAACTCGCTTATGATCGGTTTTACAGCAACTTACGAAAGTGGAGAGATAAAAGTGGATGGAAACGAAATTTTAGATGCAAAATGGTTTGATGTTGACGAAGTTCCAAGAACTCATTCTAAGATGAGTATTGCAAGCGATTTAATTAACTGGTATATTGATAATTATTCGAATAAATAG
- a CDS encoding universal stress protein: MYKKILLPTDGSENSKRAGEHAIWIADKSGADIIVLNVVEFYYPQISALPNYREGLYDDIMREGETAVESFRKELELNQCNGICKTVKLTTKIKEGKAHLEILESIDEYDVDLVVMGASGRHGLDRFMLGSVTERVIREAKCPVLVVH, encoded by the coding sequence GTGTATAAAAAAATACTGTTACCAACCGATGGTTCTGAAAATTCTAAAAGAGCAGGAGAACATGCTATATGGATTGCTGATAAAAGCGGAGCTGATATAATAGTTTTAAATGTGGTTGAATTTTATTATCCCCAAATATCTGCCTTGCCCAATTACAGGGAGGGCTTATACGATGATATAATGAGGGAGGGAGAAACTGCTGTTGAATCATTTAGAAAAGAATTAGAATTGAATCAGTGTAATGGTATTTGTAAAACAGTTAAATTAACCACAAAAATTAAAGAGGGCAAAGCACATCTGGAAATACTTGAATCAATAGATGAGTATGATGTAGATCTCGTTGTTATGGGTGCATCTGGCAGACATGGTCTGGATAGATTTATGTTGGGAAGTGTCACTGAACGGGTGATTAGAGAAGCTAAATGTCCTGTACTTGTTGTACATTAA
- a CDS encoding ArsR/SmtB family transcription factor has product MKLIWESELKRESDSLKNSNIQEIALLLKIISNPTRLQIIMHLLKKDYCVCELVCLLNEKQNLISYNLSLLKKHEIVESYNRSKDKYYKLGSNENALLILNFINEKLMVK; this is encoded by the coding sequence ATGAAATTGATCTGGGAAAGTGAACTTAAAAGGGAGTCAGATTCTTTAAAAAATTCTAATATCCAAGAAATTGCATTATTACTCAAAATAATAAGCAATCCCACCAGATTGCAAATAATAATGCATTTACTAAAAAAAGATTATTGTGTATGTGAATTGGTGTGCCTGTTGAATGAAAAACAAAATCTGATCTCATACAACCTGAGTCTGCTTAAAAAACATGAAATAGTTGAATCCTACAACCGTTCCAAGGATAAGTACTATAAACTGGGTTCAAATGAAAATGCATTACTAATCCTGAATTTTATTAATGAAAAATTAATGGTTAAATAA
- a CDS encoding TRAM domain-containing protein: MFGNSYGNDKRNDAPIQEGGEYDVKIEDTGRDGDGIARIEGFVVFVSGAKVGDEVKIKINSTRRNFAFAEIVE, encoded by the coding sequence TTGTTTGGAAATAGTTACGGTAATGATAAAAGAAATGATGCTCCTATTCAAGAAGGCGGAGAATACGATGTTAAAATTGAGGATACTGGCAGAGACGGAGACGGAATTGCTCGTATAGAAGGTTTTGTGGTTTTTGTTTCAGGCGCTAAAGTTGGCGACGAAGTAAAAATTAAGATTAATTCAACAAGAAGAAATTTTGCATTCGCTGAAATAGTCGAATAA
- a CDS encoding arsenate reductase ArsC: MTRERILFMCIHNSSRSQMAEGFFRNFYGENYEVFSAGSDPGEINQTAVQVMNEIGIDISKHTTNSLKDYDGQEFDYVVTVCGNPYNACPFFVGGKKYFKKPFEDPSIFEGSETEKIEYFRGIRDEIGDWIQDLFNYQINGKGNGEGNICCDLDDEDICCDSDDDNCCEPQDKRTEDNGCCTEDNDSKLR, translated from the coding sequence TTGACAAGGGAAAGAATATTATTCATGTGTATACACAATTCTTCAAGATCTCAGATGGCAGAAGGATTTTTTAGAAATTTCTATGGGGAAAACTATGAAGTTTTCAGTGCAGGCAGTGATCCGGGAGAAATTAATCAAACAGCAGTCCAGGTTATGAATGAAATAGGAATAGATATTTCTAAACATACCACAAACAGTTTAAAAGACTATGATGGCCAGGAATTTGATTATGTTGTCACTGTATGTGGAAATCCCTACAATGCATGTCCATTTTTTGTTGGAGGAAAAAAATACTTCAAAAAACCATTTGAAGATCCATCGATATTTGAGGGTAGTGAAACAGAAAAAATTGAATATTTTAGAGGGATAAGAGACGAAATAGGGGATTGGATACAAGACCTGTTTAACTATCAGATTAATGGAAAAGGTAATGGCGAAGGAAATATCTGTTGTGATCTGGATGATGAAGATATTTGTTGTGATTCTGATGATGATAACTGCTGTGAACCACAGGATAAAAGAACAGAGGATAATGGATGCTGTACAGAGGATAATGATTCAAAATTAAGGTAG
- a CDS encoding pseudomurein-binding repeat-containing protein: MGIALTLNFGLVSATDSSNNTTQNLQTTQTSSVANLATTSTTKVTTTTTKLATTSTASKTTKYAAGSPVSTTSTKTIRVLIYNGNGAITSCVNGVVTALTSANNNNLVPGYRFTYGKSTSITSSILANYDLLVMPGGSSGYTYIHSSRISSSAIKNFISSGHGYLGICAGAYAGSKYVGGSGTSYNGWGVAPHVSSKVYNHEGNLQVSTTSIATQLLGSSGTLTLAHYNGPAFYGSGFTRFANYASGTNSGYAAIVGDTYGNGRTVLSGPHPELSPTNYTLLDQLIVWAANVQTPSSTSYTVSQIGSAAKSVKTYYETYKKLPSYVTISSKHVTMSNFLYLLTSSVINLNSGSTASITAKTVNAPTAPKGTFKHGNILKTEYVKLASNIKNYINTNGRAPNYIATSLGNIRYESTIYMYSKIMNFYYTNKRLPSNVSM; this comes from the coding sequence TTGGGAATAGCATTGACCCTAAATTTTGGTCTTGTATCTGCAACAGATAGTTCTAATAACACAACACAAAATCTTCAAACAACACAGACTTCAAGTGTTGCCAACTTAGCAACAACTTCAACTACTAAAGTAACAACAACGACTACCAAATTAGCAACAACATCAACCGCCTCAAAAACTACTAAATATGCAGCAGGTTCCCCAGTCAGTACAACCAGTACCAAAACCATTCGAGTACTAATATATAATGGAAATGGTGCCATTACTAGCTGTGTTAATGGTGTTGTGACCGCATTGACTTCAGCCAATAACAATAACCTTGTTCCAGGATATCGTTTCACCTATGGAAAATCAACTTCAATTACTTCGTCCATACTGGCTAATTACGATTTACTTGTAATGCCCGGGGGTTCAAGCGGCTACACTTACATTCACAGTAGCAGAATAAGCTCTTCTGCCATTAAAAACTTCATTTCCAGTGGTCATGGATATCTAGGAATTTGTGCAGGAGCATATGCAGGATCTAAATATGTAGGTGGAAGTGGAACCAGTTATAATGGATGGGGAGTTGCTCCTCATGTTAGTTCAAAGGTATATAACCATGAAGGAAATCTTCAGGTTTCAACAACCAGTATTGCAACTCAACTTTTAGGTTCCAGCGGTACATTGACCCTTGCTCACTATAATGGGCCTGCATTTTACGGTAGTGGTTTTACAAGATTTGCTAACTATGCAAGTGGTACAAACTCAGGTTATGCAGCCATAGTTGGAGACACCTATGGAAATGGAAGAACCGTTTTAAGCGGACCTCACCCAGAATTAAGTCCGACCAATTATACTTTACTAGATCAACTTATTGTATGGGCAGCTAATGTTCAGACACCATCAAGTACCAGTTATACTGTAAGTCAGATTGGTTCTGCTGCTAAATCTGTTAAAACATATTATGAAACCTATAAAAAGCTACCATCTTATGTAACTATTTCGAGTAAACATGTTACAATGTCTAACTTTTTATACTTGCTTACTTCATCAGTGATTAACCTAAACAGCGGCTCTACCGCATCAATAACAGCAAAAACTGTTAATGCACCAACAGCACCTAAAGGAACATTTAAACATGGAAACATATTAAAAACAGAATACGTTAAACTTGCAAGTAACATCAAAAACTACATAAACACCAATGGAAGAGCACCCAATTACATTGCCACCTCTTTGGGTAATATCCGCTACGAATCAACTATCTACATGTACTCAAAAATAATGAATTTCTATTATACAAATAAAAGATTACCAAGCAATGTGTCGATGTAG
- a CDS encoding DUF308 domain-containing protein — protein MAKEGNVLLGILAIILGILVLIFPLFSVFTVSILAGLSILFLGIWLLIQSFAVWEGNKGVSIAYLILGILGVIVGIGLFGNIMAFSFLVSFWLYLAGFFLIFSAIMSLFAKEGTAGKGSGIVGVILGILYIVLAAYAWNPYYLAILIAVWLIVDGIALFFINPSEIVKMEN, from the coding sequence TTGGCAAAAGAAGGAAATGTACTTTTAGGTATTTTAGCCATAATTTTAGGTATTTTAGTTCTGATATTCCCATTATTCAGTGTTTTCACTGTAAGTATACTTGCAGGTCTGAGTATACTATTCTTAGGTATTTGGCTTTTAATACAGAGCTTTGCAGTTTGGGAAGGTAATAAAGGAGTTAGTATTGCCTATTTAATACTTGGTATTCTAGGTGTAATAGTTGGAATAGGCCTATTTGGTAATATAATGGCCTTCAGCTTCCTGGTCAGCTTTTGGCTCTATCTTGCAGGATTTTTCCTTATATTTTCTGCAATAATGTCATTATTTGCTAAAGAAGGAACTGCTGGTAAAGGTTCAGGTATTGTAGGAGTGATATTAGGTATACTTTACATAGTTCTGGCTGCATATGCATGGAACCCATATTATCTTGCAATATTAATTGCAGTATGGTTAATTGTTGATGGAATAGCTTTGTTTTTTATAAATCCATCTGAAATAGTAAAAATGGAAAATTAA
- a CDS encoding restriction endonuclease, with protein MIYNLNKFNLENLYFSFIGISGLIILAVMLIYLPPTGFMYNFQKPLLFLIFIIICIMGMVAAISPTKCIGLLKIKKHIQEVNSVDKKSDKKEFMGHHPDCDNFKNHTYTLMGKKYCAGCSGLFTGSLIAVIGIIIYYFHGMPVSNPNMIFDIGFLFVLTGLLQSFLLNIPSNTGKFIFNLILVVGAFLMLIGIAEITGSIFIQLYFLLLVFIWIMARISNSEKKHGDICEKCSEGSYCDYR; from the coding sequence TTGATTTACAACCTTAATAAATTCAACCTTGAAAACCTTTATTTTTCATTTATAGGAATATCAGGTCTCATCATCCTTGCGGTAATGTTAATTTATCTGCCACCAACAGGATTTATGTACAATTTCCAGAAACCATTGCTATTCTTGATTTTTATTATTATCTGTATCATGGGAATGGTTGCAGCTATATCCCCAACAAAGTGTATAGGTTTGCTAAAGATTAAGAAACATATTCAAGAAGTCAATTCAGTTGACAAGAAATCTGATAAGAAAGAGTTCATGGGCCATCATCCTGACTGTGATAATTTTAAGAACCACACCTACACTTTAATGGGTAAAAAATACTGTGCAGGTTGCAGTGGCCTTTTTACAGGTTCATTGATTGCAGTTATAGGAATAATTATATATTATTTCCACGGAATGCCAGTATCCAATCCAAATATGATATTTGACATAGGATTTCTATTTGTTTTAACAGGTTTGCTTCAGAGTTTTCTGTTAAATATCCCTTCTAATACAGGAAAATTTATTTTTAACCTGATACTGGTTGTGGGTGCATTTCTGATGCTCATTGGCATTGCTGAAATAACAGGCAGCATCTTTATACAACTGTACTTTCTTTTACTGGTTTTTATTTGGATTATGGCCAGAATATCCAATTCTGAAAAAAAACATGGCGATATATGCGAAAAATGTAGTGAGGGATCTTACTGTGACTACAGATAG
- a CDS encoding MFS transporter — translation MLLVGIPTILLVPMFYSRIISKRLLIWIPSLIFAFLAIWILYASMSSIFLIMVIAGIINILRFNTLLSLPVEIMPKEHSGVAGGVVVSVGYMGAVIGPSMAGQILDITGSFQSIFIILSVISVITMCLTFLIPTSDKNKISSTSMER, via the coding sequence ATGCTTTTGGTGGGTATTCCAACTATACTACTTGTACCCATGTTCTATTCACGAATAATATCGAAAAGGCTGCTTATATGGATACCCAGTTTGATATTCGCTTTCCTTGCAATATGGATATTGTATGCTTCAATGTCTTCAATCTTCTTGATAATGGTTATAGCAGGAATCATAAACATCCTACGTTTCAATACTTTACTAAGTTTACCCGTGGAAATCATGCCAAAAGAACATTCAGGAGTTGCAGGGGGTGTTGTTGTATCGGTTGGTTATATGGGGGCAGTAATCGGGCCTAGTATGGCTGGACAAATATTAGACATCACAGGAAGTTTCCAGAGTATTTTTATTATTCTCTCAGTGATATCTGTAATAACAATGTGTCTAACCTTTTTAATTCCTACTAGTGACAAAAATAAGATTTCCAGTACATCAATGGAAAGATAG